The Trypanosoma brucei gambiense DAL972 chromosome 10, complete sequence genome has a segment encoding these proteins:
- a CDS encoding T. brucei spp.-specific protein, which produces MQRNEWNGLRHDFPIHFTQSCFPYLSPNFLPLHVPLLYGRGNNKKIIINNVRMLRNPNRKGRKREEEEKKRTTQLFAQSIYVFFFFFLPFFFLFLFVSFPSPVCYFPPPLPFFFFRIILQ; this is translated from the coding sequence atgcaaCGTAATGAATGGAACGGGTTACGCCATGACTTCCCAATCCACTTCACTCAATCATGTTTTCCCTATTTATCTCCAAACTTCCTTCCACTCCATGTTCCTCTCCTTTATGGcaggggaaacaacaaaaaaataataataaataatgtcAGAATGCTGAGAAACCCtaacagaaaaggaagaaaaagagaagaagaagaaaaaaaaagaactacTCAGTTATTCGCTCAGtcaatatatgtatttttttttttctttcttcctttcttttttctctttttatttgtctctttcccttctccggtgtgttatttccccccccccctccctttttttttctttcgtatcATCCTTCAATAA